The window CCAGAGCCCCAACAGCGGCGACGACAAGCGTCGCCCCTACACCAGCCAGGATGGCCGCTACGCCCAGCAACACGACGCCTACCCGGTGGACGTGCCGCGTCTGGATCATGTCACCGATGCCAAGGTGACCTTCGAGCCCTACTCCAGGCAGGGCAACAGGGATTACCAGCTACGCGGCCAGTCCTACCGGGTTATCAAGGAACCCAAGGGCTTTAGCCAGGAAGGCTATGCCTCCTGGTACGGCACCAAGTTCCACGGCTACCACACCTCCAACGGTGAGGTGTACGACATGTACGCCATGACCGGGGCCCACAAGACCTTGCCCCTGCCCAGCTTTGTGCGGGTCACCAACCTGGACAACAACAAGCAGGTGGTGGTGCGGGTCAACGACAGGGGCCCTTTCCACCAGGGGCGGGTTATCGATCTGTCCTATGCGGCGGCTTATAAGCTGGACATGCTTAAGCAGGGCACCGCCAGGGTCAAAATCGAGGTGATCACAGCGCCCCAGAAGGAAACGGTACTGACCCCCCTTAAGGCCACCCAACCGCTGTTCGTGCAAGTAGCCGCCAGCAGTGACAGGCAAAGGGCAGAAGCCGCCGGGCGCAAGTACGCCGGCCTTATCGGCACCGGTTATCAGGTGGTGCAGGACAACGGCCTTTATAAAGTACAACTGGGGCCGGCCAAAGACGAATTGAACGCCGAAGCGATGATCGAACGACTCAAACACCAGGGCATCCACCAGCCTTTCAAGGTTTACGTGGAACCTCAGGGTAATACAGGGGTCAACATCCCCTGATGCCTCTGGTAACCTATTTGTATTCGAATTAAGAAGATGACAGCACCCATGCGCACCGCCCTCTTTTCTTTGAGCCTGATCGGCTTGACTGCCTTTTCTGCCCAGGCTGCACGCATTGTCCCCCAATCTCCGGACGTTGCCGCCAAGGCCTATGTCCTGATGGACTACAACTCCGGCAAGATCCTGGCCGAAAGCCACGGTGACGAACGCCTGCCCCCCGCCTCCCTGACCAAGATGATGACCAGTTACATCATCGGTAAGGAGATCAAGGACGGCCGTATCAAGCGTGACGACAAGGTCACCATTTCCCAGAACGCCTGGGCCAAAAACTTCCCGGACTCCTCCAAGATGTTTATCGAGGTGGGTACCGAGGTGTCGGTAGACGACCTTAACCGTGGCATCATCATCCAGTCCGGCAACGACGCCTGCGTGGCCATGGCCGAGCACGTGGCCGGTACCATCAGCGGCTTTGCCGACCTGATGAATGCCGAGGCCAAGAACCTGGGCCTGAAAAACAGCCACTTCATGAACCCCCACGGCCTGCCGGATCCGGAGCACTACTCCTCCGCCCACGACATGGCCCTGCTGGGTGCAGCCCTTATTCGTGACGTGCCGGAAGAGTACAAGATCTACTCCGAAGATTCCTTTACCTACAACGGCATCAAGCAGTACAACCGCAACTCCCTGCTGCACGACAGGTCCATGAACGTGGACGGCATCAAGACCGGCCACACCAGCGAAGCCGGTTTCTCCCTGGTGGCCTCCGGCGTCAAGGACGGCATGCGCCTGGTGGCCTCTGTGATCGGCACCAAGTCCAACAACGCCCGCCGTGACATTGCCAAAGAACTACTGAACTGGGGTTTCCGTTTCTTCGAAACCGTCACCCCCTTCCAGGCCGGTCAGGAATTTGCCACCCAGCGCATCTACATGGGTGACGTGGACCAGGTCCGCCTGGGGGTACTGGACGCTACCCCGGTTACCGTACCCCGTGGCAGTGCTG of the Gallaecimonas xiamenensis 3-C-1 genome contains:
- a CDS encoding septal ring lytic transglycosylase RlpA family protein translates to MEAKCWLLLPLLCLGACSQSPNSGDDKRRPYTSQDGRYAQQHDAYPVDVPRLDHVTDAKVTFEPYSRQGNRDYQLRGQSYRVIKEPKGFSQEGYASWYGTKFHGYHTSNGEVYDMYAMTGAHKTLPLPSFVRVTNLDNNKQVVVRVNDRGPFHQGRVIDLSYAAAYKLDMLKQGTARVKIEVITAPQKETVLTPLKATQPLFVQVAASSDRQRAEAAGRKYAGLIGTGYQVVQDNGLYKVQLGPAKDELNAEAMIERLKHQGIHQPFKVYVEPQGNTGVNIP
- a CDS encoding D-alanyl-D-alanine carboxypeptidase family protein; its protein translation is MRTALFSLSLIGLTAFSAQAARIVPQSPDVAAKAYVLMDYNSGKILAESHGDERLPPASLTKMMTSYIIGKEIKDGRIKRDDKVTISQNAWAKNFPDSSKMFIEVGTEVSVDDLNRGIIIQSGNDACVAMAEHVAGTISGFADLMNAEAKNLGLKNSHFMNPHGLPDPEHYSSAHDMALLGAALIRDVPEEYKIYSEDSFTYNGIKQYNRNSLLHDRSMNVDGIKTGHTSEAGFSLVASGVKDGMRLVASVIGTKSNNARRDIAKELLNWGFRFFETVTPFQAGQEFATQRIYMGDVDQVRLGVLDATPVTVPRGSAGDLKADFQLDKELKAPLAKGERVGTLHLKLDDKDIAEYPLVALDEVQEGGWFSRLIDYLTLMVKGWFA